A segment of the Ignavibacteriales bacterium genome:
TAATAATTCAGAGAATATTCTATCTTTAGAAGTACAGATATTTTTTAAGCTTGCTAAAATATCTTTGACTAATTGTGAACGGCTGCTTAATATTTTTTAAATAAACAACATATGAGCGGTTAAAAAATTTTTCTACTCTATCTACATATTCAAAATTTATTATTGTAGAACGATGTATTCTGATGAACATATTATTAGGTAAAACATTCTCCCACTCTTTTAAAGCCTTTCTTATAACTATTTTCTTGGAATTATTTAAATATATATTTGTGTATTCATTAAAAGCTGCAATACATTCAATATCATTTATCTTTACAAATTGTGGTTTATTCCCTTCAACAATAAATAGATGCTCATTAATATTCTTTTTTAAATCCTGTTCTTCAGTAACTGCCCTTCCTGAATGAGAGCTATGTTTCATTTTTTGTTTTTTATTTAACCTTGTTTCTATGGATTTATATAAGTCAGCCGCTAAAAAAGGTTTGATGATATAATCATCTGCCCCTAAATTCATACCTTGTCTTAAGTCAGTCATTTCAGATTTAGCAGTTAAAAAAATAAATGGAATGGTAGCAGTAGCAGCAGTTTGACTTAGCATGGTTAGAACTTCATAGCCATCCATCTCTGGCATTTTAATATCGCTTATTATTAAATCCGGCAAAATTTCTTGTGCTAATTTTACACCCTCAACACCGCCATCAGCCGTAAAGGCTTTGTACCCTTTTATTTCAAGTAAATCTCTTATTCCAGTTCTAACCGGTTGTTCATCTTCAATTACTAATATTTTTTTCATCTGATTAAATTCCCAAAACGATATTTTTTATGCCGTGAAATATAATAAATATATGTTAGTCAAAATATTTACATACGTGTAACAATCTATTATATTTCTGTTTCCAAGTTTCCTCATAAAGTCGTCATTAGCGGTATGGAAACTACAAACACTGTCCCTTCATTCAATTTACTTCTGTAAGAAATTTTCCCACCATGCGATTCAACCGATCTTTTAACTATTGATAATCCTAAACCAGTCCCGGGTATGTTAATTGTATTTTTGCCCCTGTAAAAAGTTTCAAACAAGTTTTTTTGATCTTGCTCGGCAATACCAATTCCATTATCAGAGACAATAAATTCAATATTTGAATGCGATTGAACTACTTTAAAAATTACATCTCCTCCGTTTGGAGAATATTTTACTGCATTGGACAAGAGATTGGATATGATATGTTGTAAAAGTTTTTCATCTACAATGGCATGTTTATCCTTTAATAAGTAATTGAAGATAATATTGTGTCCGGGGGTTGCAATGGTGTAAATTTCTTCCACCATTTTTATGCAACAACTATGTAAATTTATTATCGAAGGATTAAATTCCCATTTTCCTAAATCAGTTTTATTAATTGTCAGAATATCATCAAGCAATCCGGTCATATATACAACTGCATTTTGAATTTTTATTATCTGTTCCAAATATTTTTCTTCTTTGCACGTTCTACCTATCATTGCAAGCAATTCAGAAGAAGTAAGAATTGTTGTAAGTGGTGTTCTAAATTCGTGGGATGCTGTAGATAAAAATCTGGACTTTAGTTCATTCAATTGTTTTTCTTTTTCAAAGGCATTTTTATGAAAAACTTCCATTTGTTTAATTTCAGTTATATCAATCAGTACACAAACAAACCCGGCAATCGATCTATCATCATTGTATAGTAGGTTTTCTGTAATCATTATACTCTTTTGATTCTCTGCATTCTCATTAAAAAATATTTCGGCTACTTTAACAAGTCCATCTTTTAGTATATCCTCATCAATTTTTTGCAACTGATTTGCAACATCCGCGGGAAAAATATTAAATACATCTCTTCCCTTAATTAATTTCCTTTGTAGATCAAAATATTTTTCAAATGAAGAATTGCAATCTATCAATAATTTATTTTTATCTTTTATAAAGATTGGATTTGCAACCGTATCAATAAGCGTTTGAAGATATGAAAGTTGATTCTTGAGTTTTTTTTCAAATGATTTTTCTTTTTTTATCTTTTCTTCTAATTGTAGATTCTCATTTTTTAAGTAAGATATTCTTTCTTCAAATGCTGCCTCAGATTTACTTTTGTGTTGTGGTTTTTTATCCAGGGTTATAATTTTTGGAAAATTATTTCCTACTATTAAACAAAAAAATAATTCATCATTTATTTCGAAAGAAATGCTATTGATTTCAACGTTACACCGTGTTCCATTTTTTAGTGAATGTATGGCATAGAATTGTTTTTTTTTAAGATGATGCAATATGCTTAAATGTGGTTTACCTGTAAGGGAATTATCAATTTTTAATAAATTCAGTTTTTGAAATTTATTTTTGCTATAACCGTAAAATTTACAGGCTGCATTATTTACTTCTTTAATCGAAAAATCTTTTGAATCGATTAACAATATTGCGGATGGATTTTTCTCAAATAATATGTTGTACTCATTACTCATTCTTATTTAGATTCCACGTAAAGCAAACTTCAAAATTCGTATTCGCTTTTCTACTTAACACCTAATAATATTTATTTAAGCAGAATCATCCTCTTCACATTTCTAAACTCTTTACCATAATTGGACCTGGCATACATTGAGTAGAAGTAAACTCCTGAGTTTAAGTCTGAACCATTAAATGGAATTTCATATTGACCGGCTGATTGAGTTTGATTGAGTAATTCTTTTACTTCTTGTCCAATCGAGTTAAATATTTTTATTGTAGTGTAGCTTTCATTTGGTAAAGAATATTTAATTATCGTTATCGGATTAAATGGATTAGGAAAATTTTGCGAAAGAGAAAAGTCCTTGGGTAAATTATTTTCTTCTTCTACTTTAGTTGGTCGCTCAACAAATTCCAAATAATTGAAATTGAAGCCTCCAAAAAAGAACTGAATTTGTAGAGAATGATCTCCGGCTGATAGAAATTTATTTTCTAGTTTTATTGTGGACCATTTTTGCCACCCACCTGTAACAGGAACTGTTATAAAATCAGAAAAATTATTTCCATCCAATTTAAGAAGAATTTTTCCACCGGCTGTGTTGGCGGCAATTCTGATAAGTGCATCATAGTTGCCTTCTTGTAAGACAGTTACGGTAAATTTTAGCCAATCTCCAGTTTCTATCCATCCAATATCAAATCCATTTGTATAAACATCAGAACACTTTTCAATATCTACTCCATCATTTCTGTATTCATATCCATTATTATAGACAGCACCTCCACCAGTGTTTTCATAAACTTTATCCTGATAAGCAAAACCTATTTTGCCAAGATCGTAATTAGCACCATAAATTCTACCCGGAATAAAACCATCTCCAAATGATATTGTCTCAGAATTCCCAGGTTGTCTAATTAGGGCATCAACAACATCTTTGTTTTGAGTGCAATTATCTATTCCAAGTTTTTCCGCTTGCTTAATTAATGCATTAGTAGCAAACTCAACTGTTGGTTTCGTAACGCTTCCACTCCAATAATCAAGAAGCTTTTGGTAGTCTGTTGTAAGTGGTGCGGACAAAGGTCCAGCTATCGAAGCAATTTTTTTATGAGGCCACCAAGCCCAGCCAATGTTATGTAGTTTCATTAGTTCAACACATTCAACAAACCAGGAGTTAGAGTTTTCTCCGGTTTCTCCTAACCAAAGCGGAACGTTAAAACTATTTTGAATATTTAAAAGATATTGTATGGATTGTGTGTTTGGTTCATTCCAGTATTTATGGAAACTGTAAACCATATTATTATCCCAAGGTGGAGTTAGTCCATTAAAGTCGGTGGCATACCAATTTCCTTCAATAAACAGAATATGGTTAGCATCTACATTCCGTATAGCATTAGTAATATTAATATAAAGCTCGCGAAGAAGATCATTATTTGCACCTAAGTTGTATGCAGTTTCGTTTATCAAATCGTATCCGCCAATCCATTCTTTATCAGAATATCTCTCAGCAATTTTTTTCCAGAGATCAACTGTTCTTGTTCGATATGAAGCATCCAACCACAATCTTGCTTCGCCGTCGCTATCGCTTATGTTGTCTTTATTCTGCGCACCTGGGGCGCAGTGCAAGTCAAGAATTAAATAAAGTTTGTTTTGCTCGCACCAACTAAGTAAACTATCGATAATTGCAAATCCTTCTTCTAAGTAAACACCAGGCTGATTTGGCGGTGTAAGCATTTTATATGTTAATGGCAATCTAATTGAATTAAATCCCCATTGTGCTATTTTATCAACGTCTCTTTTGTTCACATAATATTTTTGATAAGTTTTGTAAAATAATTCTGTGTTAGCAGTCCCAATTAGTGATTCAATTTTATTTCTTATTTGTGTTGGAGAATTTGCGAATCCCGATGTATGTAGCATATAACCTTCCGGTACAAGCCAGCCACCCAAACCAATACCACGTAAATATATTTCCTTGCCTTGCGAGTCAACGATTTTTTTTCCGCTTGTTTTAAGAAAACCTTCTGCGTTAAGATTTACCGACTGTATAATAAGAATAAATATTAAAATTAAGATTCTATGTGTGGGCATAATTGTTCCGATCTTTGTTACGAAAAAATTGCAAATTAAACCAACTAAATATGGGACATTATTTTCGTTTTTTAACTTCATTCTGAGCCAACTGAAGAACTGCTCTTCCATTAGGATAATCAGGATTTAATTCCAGGCACTTTTTAATTGCATCCAATGCTTTATCAAACTTAGCATCTCTGCCATAAGCACCGGTTAGATAGAAATAAACTTCAGCATCCAGGTGTGAGTATAATAAACTCTTTTCAAAATACTGAATAGCTTGCTTATTATTCTTCCTAGAAAAATTCACGTATCCAAGCCACTTAGTTGAAAATGCATTTGGAGATTGATTATATCTGATTAATAAGAAGGGATAGGCTTCTTCATAAAGTTTATTTTTAATAAGTAGATCAATCAAATTGTCACAATATTCAACTTGATATGGAAAAGTATTAATAAGGATACTCATTTCCTTTTTGTAAGCTGTAAAGTTTTTTTCTCTTAGAAATTTATCTGCCAATATTTTATGCGAATTGCCCCACCCAAGAGAACCAGATGCAACAAAGTAAGCCAACGAATCATAAATATTAGAAAGCTTAATCCGATTTAAGTTTTGTTCATTTACATCTTCAACATAAGGCCAATCGTTTTTTAAAATTCTTATTCTGTACAATGCAATTAACGTATCTATCTTGGAAAAATTAAATTCTGCTTTAACAATACTATCCTGTTTTTCCTGGGGAATATTTTGCGGAATTGCATTCGGTAAATATTTGTTCTGTTCCAGGACTTCAAATATTTTTTTCCCCATTAATTGGTAACCAAAAAGATTTGGATGCAAATGATCCGTCATTAAATTGTTACCAACAATTTTATTGGAACTGACAGAAGCAAACAAAGAATCAATGTTAGCCACTGGATAATTGAATTCTTTTGCCAGTTTATTAATTGTTAAATTAAATTTTTCCGGAGCACGAAAGCGAAGTAAATCCAGATCTTTTGCTAATCGAAAAAGAGAATCGGCATTGTTTTGTTTCCCAGACTTTAGCTCTGCAATTGCTTTCTCATAGATACTATCTGCACCAGCAATGTTTGCCTGATTTTTAGAGACAAATGGTTTTTGATCTTTTAAATTTGACACTAAGCTTGCTAATACAACATTTATATTATTCGCCTTAGCTAATTGAAGCATTTCACGTAAATTATCTTCAAATTGTTTTACACCCTTATTAAACAACTCTGAGTTTAGTGGAACGTACTGCCCTTTAGCTAACTTAGCCATCAATGTAGAATTACTTTGATTCGTAAAACTTTTTTTGGTAAAGATTGATGAAATCCATTTAATTGTATTCCGAAGCAATTCAGTTGTCTTAAACTTATCTACCCAAAGCGAAAATTTTATCAACCACCTTGAACTTCCAAAAGATTCTGTTGATGCAACTCCTAAAGCGCCATAATATTCATTATGCCCACCGTAGAAAATAATCAAATCAGGTTTTTGATCCAGTATACCAGGGAAAAGATCCAGCCATGTGTAAGAATTGGTTGCAGTAATTCCACAATTAATTACTTCTATTTGAGCTTCGGGATATAGTAATCGTAATCTGTCTTCAATGTAGTTTGAAAAAGATCCGTTTGGTAAATAAGGAAAACCAGCAGCGCTACTTTCTCCAACTACAAAAACGCGGAAAGCATTTTTCTTTTTCTCTTTTAAAAAGCTGGAGCTTAAAACTAAAGGTGCGTTTAGTGTGGAATGGAAATACCGTTTTGCAATGTAGTTATTAAGAGTTATTTGATTTTCATTAATTTCAATCCATTGACGCTGGTCTATGCCATAGTTAAACAATCTCAATGATAATTCAAGTACAATCAAAAGAAATATTGGAATCAATATTAGAACTAAATAAAACCATTTTGGATATTTCTTTTGTTTAAGATTTTTCATTTTAGATGTTCTGATTTAATAAATGCTAAGACTAAATAAATCAAAAAAGTCATAATTAAAATGATTTTACAAATTGATAATTATTAAATGTCTTGCTGAGAACAATTTAACAATCTGGTAATGAACAATTATTTTATTAACTACTTTAATAACAGGATTTTTTTACTTGAAGAATAATCTCCAGCATGAAAGCGTATTATATATGTTCCACTTACAACATCATTACCGGAATCATTTTTAGCATTCCAAACAATTGAATAAACTCCGGCGTTTTGCTTGCTATCAAATAATGATGCGACTTTTTTCCCAAGAATATCATAAATAATAATTTTCACTTGAGATTCTTCAGGAAGAAAATACTTAATTGTTGTTGTGCTATTAAAAGGATTCGGAAAATTCTGATCAATATGAAAACTTAGTTCTGACTCTTCGCCTTTTTCTGTAAAAGTGTTTACACCTTTCCCAAATTTTTCTATTCCATACCATAACGTTTTGTTCTGGTTTTGGTCAAATGTAACATCAAAATAATTTGAGATTGTTGGCTGCAAAGTTTTAACCTGGTTAACATTTACTCTTCCATAACTATCTAAAGGTGAAATAATAATTGAATCAGCAAAAATTTTTAGTTGGAAAGAAACGCTTATCGGCTTCATCTGCGTTGGGTTTCTTCCCCAGTTGTTATGGAAAGTATTAATCCCATCCCAAACCATTCCAGTATTTTGTGTAACGGTTGAAATTGACATTAAAGATTTTGAAGAAATCGAAAGAGAATCATTTGTTAACGTTGTCCAGGTGAAAGTCCCAAAGCCATCTGCATTTTTAATTTGTAGATTACCAATTTTAGTATTAATAAAATCATTCAGGAATCCTGCAGCTCCAATAAATTTTTTGGTATTAATAGAAATCAATCCATCAGTATTCCAGATTATCTCTTTCGTATTGCTTTTATATGGGTTAACAGGGTCATCTTGTATAGAAGTAAAATCAGTTGGAATACTGCTGTCAAAGGATTCATTTCTTAGTTCATTTATCAATGCGTTTCTTTTTGCAAAAAGTGATGGTCCCGACCAATCTCCGCTTTCATTTTTAGAAAGTAGACTAATTTGATTATTGGTGTAGTTGAGTTTTACAGTTTCAATTGATTTTGAAATGAATCCGTTTCTAAAAGCATATGCGCAGGAAGGCATCAGCGACATCATCGCAGTGTTTCTCTGAAGATCGAAATAGCTTGTTATTTTATCTGTGGACCAGTCATTGGATCCGTTGTAATCGAAAAACATAATTGCATCTGTATTATTAAAAGCGGAATACGCAGTAACAAAAATAAGTCCTTCAGTTTGATAGCGATTTGGAAAACAATAATTAACTTCGCTGATGGTGAATGGTTTACCGACCGAAGGAACCCCCGCAAAAACATCAGCTATCGAAAATCCTGATTTTGATGTAACCATCGGTTGATTGGAAATTTGCCAATCAGTTGCAGACCAGGGAATATTTGGGAATGAAGGATGATCCCAATAAGTGTGGTTGTCAATATAATCTAATTTGGATTGAGTTGTTAAATCGCCAGGTCCAACATTCCAGTTTGAACCAACAATTGGCACTTTAACTTTAAGTATGTTCACCAGATAATTTTTCATATCAGCAAAATAATCATCCTGAAGATTTATATAGAATGCTGACATATTTTTTACGCGTGCATCAGTAAATTTCACAGCCTCAGAATAATCAATTCTAAGTACTGAACTATTCTCAACCAACTCACCAGGCATCAAACCAGTTTTACCAGTTAATCCAAGTTTAATTTCATCGAACCAATAATTGCCAATTGAATTATTAAATTGAAATGCTAATCTTGTATTGCTGCAGTTATCACTAGCTTTGAAAGTAAAGGAATATACTTTCCAGTTGCTATTGATATTGAATTCTTTCCAGGCATATCCTGTCCACGGAGAAGTTTCCTCTCCAACTGAAACAAAAATTTTTTTATTGCCATCGGCTCGGGCTGCAAACTCAACTGAATAGATTGAATCTTTCAAGATTTTTAAATTCACTTGCTTCCACTGAATATGCCAGCTTGTACCAGAAACTTTTGTAACTGTTACTTTAGCAGATAAAAATCCTTGATAAGGATTAATAACATCTTTTGTTTGTTGGGCAGAAGCATTCGGTGAGTCCAACTCAACTTGCCAGTTATTTAACGCCGCAACAGATTCAAAGTCACCATTTTTAATCAGGTTAGAAAAATTTCCGTTAGTTGCATCAGCATTCCAGCTATTAGCAAGGTTTTGTGTTGAAGTATATTTCCCGGAAAGAAATTTATTCCACAAACTGTCGAGCATTCTGTTATGCCGCCATATTAGTTTTCCTCCATCACCAAAAGTTTTAAGCACATTATCGCGCCACATTCGATACAAAGAATTCTCATTTGTAATTTCTAACATTGCCATTACAGGGTCGTCAACAAGCGGTAAATTGGTGTAAGGATTAATGTGTGTTAAAAGCTGCTGTGCATATTCCTTTTGTAGTTGAATTAAATAAGGATCAAAAATAGTAACCCCTTTTCCATAATCAGGAATTGAATCGGCATTTGCTACGCCATCCATTTCTTTAAATGCCCGAGCAACATGTAGGTTAATATTAGCATAGATGCTATTCTTTTTTAACGCTGCAATCAAACATTCAAAATTATCAAGATAAAAAGGATTTAATGAACGAGTATTTACTGCATCTGCAAATAAACTTCTTTCGCTCCAGGCATTATCCATATGATGAAATCGTACCAGGTTAAAACCCATCTTTCTCAGTCTTCCAGCAATAGCGTCTGCTTTATCAGGATCTGGAAAAGCTCCATCAGCAACTAAGTTTGTTCCCCAAAAACGAATTGGAGTTCCTCCTATTGCAAAATTTCCATTTGAGTTTACTGAAACAAATTCTGTAATTACATGAGCAGGAAATACAGGAAGAAATTTTTGTGATGTGGAATCATCCCATGGAAGATTAAAATTGAAACCACCAGAAAAATTTTGTGCTGTAAGAATTATATTAAAAGAGAATATAGCTGCCAGAACCAGAAATAATTTCATCATTTTCATGTTATTAAAATTAATTATTGTCATTGTAAATCATTTTCTTATTCATTTTTTATTTTAAATAAACCATCTTCTTGCTTTTTGTTCCGGATAAAGTTTCCAAACAGTAAAAATAAATTCCACTTGTTAATCCTGGCTTTCCGTCAGGTAGATTTGAAGCATCAAAATCAAGGGAATATTCTCCAGGACCTTTTTCACTATTTAGAAGCGTGGCTACTTCGTTACCCAATACATCAAAAATTTTTAAACTCGTATGAGAATGGTTTGCCAAGTGCCATTTAATAATTGTAGATGAATTAAATGGATTAGGATAATTCTGGTACAGAAAAAAATCATCAGGAATGGATGAGTTTAATTCTTCACCAATTGAAGTAAAAGCATCATTAATTTTTCCAGGTGTTCCTTTAGTAAATGAAGCGCCCCAGTTTTGCGGCAGAGAATTATCCTGATGCGGATTTTTTAATTCAAGAGTTGCGCCTTTACCATCTGGTTCTGTTGGCCAGGCCGAGTTGTTTTTATAAGTAAGTGAGTCAGCAATATTCAGGTTATTATCATAAAGCCTAATTTTTTCTCCCTCGCTATTTAATCCAAAATTAAAATTCCCAATTCTATTTTTAACATTTGGAAAGAGCGCTGAAAATTTAGAAGTATCTCTGCATAAAACTAAATATTGATCGCTCCCAACCATCGTTCTCTTAGGAATTACGAATGAATGTGTGTCATCACCATCTTTAAATACCCAGTCAAAAATATCAATTGAAGAGGATGAACAGTTGTATAGCTCAACCCAATCTTCAGTATCAAATGAAGAAGCAGAATTATAATTTATTTCATTAATAACAACAGATGTATTTGTACTATCAACTTCGAAAAGTGCTGTAACTGAAACATTATTTGATAGAGCTAAAGAAATAGTTGATGAATTTGTATCATCAACTCCTGTCCACTCTTTAAATTTATACCCGGCATTAGGTACAGCCGTTAGCTTGATTGGAATACCAAGGAAATAGTTTCCTCGCCATGGAAAATCATTTAAAGTAAGCGAGTTAAGAACTATTCTGCCGGCATTTTCCGGAAAAGAATTTACCGAAACTGTTGCAACTCCGCTTAGGTTAAATTTTTGAGCAAAATGAGAAAGCATAAATATTACTCTTTTATCCGCAAAGTTTTCTAAAACAGCCACTCGTTTGTTCCAATCTGTTAGAGTTCCACCGTTCCATCGTTTTAAATGTCGTGTTATTTCTGGTTCAATATTATTTTTAAACTGTTTGATTTTTTTTATAACGGTATCAGCGATGAAAATTGAATTTGCATAATCGGAAAAACGAGTAATAAAATTATTTTTGAATTCAGTGCTTACTAATAATTTTCTTAAAAGCAATGTAGACCAGGGTGGATTAGGCCAATTTGGACCGTTAGCAGCCGTTGCATCTTCTAACATATTATGTTTATATGCAAATTGATCGAATAAGCCAAAACCAAAATCCGTATCATATAAAATCCAGCGCCACTTTCCAGAAGGGCTCTGGGGACACCAGAATTTAATATTGTTGCCGGGCCAGTCCGTATTATCAAAATAAATTTGGGAAACCAAATAGCTTATATATTCATCAATATCAATCTTCGATTTAATATAATTGTAAATAGCTGGATTATTAATATCATATTTGGAAATGAAATTCATTAATGATTTATAATCAACATTACTACCTGTTACCACAGAACCATCTGTTTCAAGAATATTTATGCTGTCGGGATTTAAATCATGATGGGAAGCAATATAATGTTCATTTACTTTTTCTCTGATATCATGAATTCCCCAGTATTCCCCATTTATAAAAACCACGGCAGGATGGTAAGCAAGTACATCAACACCAGTATTATTAATCAGAGAATGCATTAGCGCATCTCTTAGCATTGTATTATTCCAATCGTTTCCGGAATTGCGTAAAACGATACTTTCAAATTTATCCAACGGCAGGTTATTAAAAAATTTGTAATTGATATTTTTGAAACCATATTTATTCCGGGCAAATATTGCAAGCGATTTTTGATTTTGTGCTCTTCCATAGGTGCCATAAATTTTTACTCCGGCATCTATACTAAATGCTAAACTACCATCCGGCTCAAATAACTCAACATGAATTGGTCTTTCCCAATCTTGCCAAAAATTAGCACCAAAGTATGGATACACTGGATTTGCACTATCCCCAAACACGTATATTCCATAATTATTATCCCAAAGATTTTCCGGATTTGTTGAAATGGAAAAAATCTGCAAAGTTGTCTTTTCATTTATAAAATAGGTGTGGGTTACCGATTTACTCCTAAGTGAATCGGAAATGAAAGAGCAAGCTCTTACCACCGTCGTCTTTGCAATAAGAATCTTGTTAATATATTTGGTTGAATTATTTGTTGGTTCGGAACCATCCAGTGTGTAAAAAACATTTTCAGTTGATTGAATTGGATTTAGCTCAAGATAAAATGATGAATTATAAAACCCACCTTCAGCAGAAAATTGTGGCGGGATAAGTGACGTATCTATTTGCGCTGTTTGTGGTGGCGAATATAAATCCTGTAACTTATCTAAAGAATTAGACTGAGAAAAAATTCTAATGGAAATAACGGTAAGGACTATAAATATTTTAAATGAGTTCTGATTCATTAAGTATTAATTATCTCCAGTTTGATCTTTATACAATCGAATTAAAAGTAAAAAATTCAATCGTAATATACCCGTAAATAAGATATTAATAAAATTAAAGATCGTTAGGAAGGTATTATAATTACTGCCCCTTGGACAATTATTCGAATTGTTGTTTGGATTCTTAGCATAAACCGTTTTACTAATAATTGAACCCAGATAGATAATTTCTCGAAAGGATTCAATTAAATAAATTTGAACTAATTTAATAAAATTAATTTCTTCGATTGTAGAAAGTCTTTTCCTTTTAACGAATAAAAATAAACATTCGAGCTAAGATGTTTTCCCGCGCCATCAATTGCATTCCAAATAAACTCATTCTTACCTGGTTTAACAATTCCTAAATCTCTAAAAAAAATTTGTTTTCCCAGTATATCGTGAATAAAAAGACTTAAATGCTCTTCCCGCTGTAAATAAAATTGTATCTTTGTTGTGCCATTAAATGGATTAGGAAAATTCTGTCCAAGAATAAACGAAGATGGAAATTCTTTTGATTCATTAAGAATACCAGTTGAAGCATCTTCAATAATAATTCCATTCAACAAAGTTCTATTAATCTGTGCCGCCAAATTTATTTCTAATATTTCATCAGTTACAGAAACATTTTGTATCGTTAACTCATAGGCAGTGTTTATACCAGCAATCTTAAATAGATCAAGATCTTTAACTTCAACTTTACCTTCCACATAAACATCAAAAACCCGGCTTTCATTCTGCGAGAAAAAATTTTCCGCCATCATCAGCTTTAACCTGTAAGTTCCATTTGGCACTCTTACTTTGTAACCAACAAGACCAAATCTTTCACTTCTATAAATTGCATCTTCATCAGTTCCATTTATTTGAAGAGTGGAAGGATATTGTGTTATTGATCCATCCATGTAACCATACTCCGCACTCTCCTTCCATGGCTGGTCCGCAAGATAATCACCATTTGCTAATCCGCCAACATCTAT
Coding sequences within it:
- a CDS encoding response regulator, whose protein sequence is MKKILVIEDEQPVRTGIRDLLEIKGYKAFTADGGVEGVKLAQEILPDLIISDIKMPEMDGYEVLTMLSQTAATATIPFIFLTAKSEMTDLRQGMNLGADDYIIKPFLAADLYKSIETRLNKKQKMKHSSHSGRAVTEEQDLKKNINEHLFIVEGNKPQFVKINDIECIAAFNEYTNIYLNNSKKIVIRKALKEWENVLPNNMFIRIHRSTIINFEYVDRVEKFFNRSYVVYLKNIKQPFTISQRYFSKLKKYLYF
- a CDS encoding ATP-binding protein, which gives rise to MSNEYNILFEKNPSAILLIDSKDFSIKEVNNAACKFYGYSKNKFQKLNLLKIDNSLTGKPHLSILHHLKKKQFYAIHSLKNGTRCNVEINSISFEINDELFFCLIVGNNFPKIITLDKKPQHKSKSEAAFEERISYLKNENLQLEEKIKKEKSFEKKLKNQLSYLQTLIDTVANPIFIKDKNKLLIDCNSSFEKYFDLQRKLIKGRDVFNIFPADVANQLQKIDEDILKDGLVKVAEIFFNENAENQKSIMITENLLYNDDRSIAGFVCVLIDITEIKQMEVFHKNAFEKEKQLNELKSRFLSTASHEFRTPLTTILTSSELLAMIGRTCKEEKYLEQIIKIQNAVVYMTGLLDDILTINKTDLGKWEFNPSIINLHSCCIKMVEEIYTIATPGHNIIFNYLLKDKHAIVDEKLLQHIISNLLSNAVKYSPNGGDVIFKVVQSHSNIEFIVSDNGIGIAEQDQKNLFETFYRGKNTINIPGTGLGLSIVKRSVESHGGKISYRSKLNEGTVFVVSIPLMTTL
- a CDS encoding cellulase family glycosylhydrolase, whose translation is MKLKNENNVPYLVGLICNFFVTKIGTIMPTHRILILIFILIIQSVNLNAEGFLKTSGKKIVDSQGKEIYLRGIGLGGWLVPEGYMLHTSGFANSPTQIRNKIESLIGTANTELFYKTYQKYYVNKRDVDKIAQWGFNSIRLPLTYKMLTPPNQPGVYLEEGFAIIDSLLSWCEQNKLYLILDLHCAPGAQNKDNISDSDGEARLWLDASYRTRTVDLWKKIAERYSDKEWIGGYDLINETAYNLGANNDLLRELYINITNAIRNVDANHILFIEGNWYATDFNGLTPPWDNNMVYSFHKYWNEPNTQSIQYLLNIQNSFNVPLWLGETGENSNSWFVECVELMKLHNIGWAWWPHKKIASIAGPLSAPLTTDYQKLLDYWSGSVTKPTVEFATNALIKQAEKLGIDNCTQNKDVVDALIRQPGNSETISFGDGFIPGRIYGANYDLGKIGFAYQDKVYENTGGGAVYNNGYEYRNDGVDIEKCSDVYTNGFDIGWIETGDWLKFTVTVLQEGNYDALIRIAANTAGGKILLKLDGNNFSDFITVPVTGGWQKWSTIKLENKFLSAGDHSLQIQFFFGGFNFNYLEFVERPTKVEEENNLPKDFSLSQNFPNPFNPITIIKYSLPNESYTTIKIFNSIGQEVKELLNQTQSAGQYEIPFNGSDLNSGVYFYSMYARSNYGKEFRNVKRMILLK
- a CDS encoding GDSL-type esterase/lipase family protein, producing MKNLKQKKYPKWFYLVLILIPIFLLIVLELSLRLFNYGIDQRQWIEINENQITLNNYIAKRYFHSTLNAPLVLSSSFLKEKKKNAFRVFVVGESSAAGFPYLPNGSFSNYIEDRLRLLYPEAQIEVINCGITATNSYTWLDLFPGILDQKPDLIIFYGGHNEYYGALGVASTESFGSSRWLIKFSLWVDKFKTTELLRNTIKWISSIFTKKSFTNQSNSTLMAKLAKGQYVPLNSELFNKGVKQFEDNLREMLQLAKANNINVVLASLVSNLKDQKPFVSKNQANIAGADSIYEKAIAELKSGKQNNADSLFRLAKDLDLLRFRAPEKFNLTINKLAKEFNYPVANIDSLFASVSSNKIVGNNLMTDHLHPNLFGYQLMGKKIFEVLEQNKYLPNAIPQNIPQEKQDSIVKAEFNFSKIDTLIALYRIRILKNDWPYVEDVNEQNLNRIKLSNIYDSLAYFVASGSLGWGNSHKILADKFLREKNFTAYKKEMSILINTFPYQVEYCDNLIDLLIKNKLYEEAYPFLLIRYNQSPNAFSTKWLGYVNFSRKNNKQAIQYFEKSLLYSHLDAEVYFYLTGAYGRDAKFDKALDAIKKCLELNPDYPNGRAVLQLAQNEVKKRK